The DNA window GAGTAAAATTCAGGggcttttcagctgaactgtgaTTAACTCCAGGCTGTACTCAGTGAAACATCTATActatgacaagtcaccattttcccCAGTATTGATAACATCTGTGGAtacttggaaaaatgctgtataCTTTAATTCAAGGTTTTCAGTTTGCACAAAAGTAAATCAGAAAAGTTATTCAACttagatttttcttctttttttaagatTAATGGCATTCTAactgttaaattacacaaaagacatttttgaccaCTCTCTGCTTCTAGCTATAGTCGTGCCTTTTAGACAGAAGTTCAGAACttcattttgcagtgaaaaatgagctcagagtgagaaaatgtgacaaaaagccAGAAACATCTAGAAGCTAATTGGGGTTCAGCGTAATTAAAACATGCACTTTCCAGCCTCACTTGTCAGCCCATATACAAACAAATCTTAACCATCAAACCCTTAGACTAAACAAAATTATgttgtttagtatttttttctgtttgagcTCCACTAACTGGTGACCCAAAGTGCCACTATGGTATAGTACATTACTTGTCAAGAACTACGTTGAAACAATCAGATGAAACCAGAAATGAcatctgctgttgtgtcctcGTGTGTTTTTATCTACTACAAATATTAAAATTCTAATTGACAACAAAATGCGTAAAAACTGCACTTATACACAAGGTTCCCTGTTGTGTGTTCTTACCTTTCCTGAGTTCATCTCTCTTCTTAGCAGCTTCCTCCCTCTGTTTCTTGATGATGGCCAGTCTGGCCAGGTCAGCCCTGGCCTGTTCAGTTTTACCCTCAAGGTGAAGCTTCATGTAGCGTTCCTTTGATTTCTGCTTCTCTATTTCCTCTCTGACAGAGATAAAGTGAATCTTAGTCCCCACaggaaaaaacataataaacCAAAGACTGAGACAAAATATAGTTTTAGaatccaaacaaacaaaaaaagacaaatacaaaCATCCCTCTCCTGCATGACACTCACCTCTCTCTGCGAGACAGCTCTCTGGGAGCACTGACGTCTAATTCCGTTACCTTCTTGCTCTTCTGAGACACACGGTTGGGATTCTCAATTTGTATGAGCCCCTCCACTCCACTCCTCTTCCTGGactaatcacagaaaaacacttcTATAAAGACAACTTCTCAGCAAAGGACTTGCACAAAACACTATCATAACTAAAACAGCTGCCATTGCTGTATGTCACCATGTCATTTGACAACTGACTGAATGTCAATACCACTATATTTATTACTGCTACAATGAACAATGCTTTTAACAATCAATCTTAGAAAAGTGGGGACATTCAGAGAATCCCTATTTAGCGTATACAAAGAGAAGTAACAATTCAATAGAAGCTACAATAATAAGAAATACTGAAACTCTGTTCTTCCTCACTTTTGTTTTCATACAGAACTAATTTGCTCCAAATGATGATTTATCAAACAGCTTTTCTGTACTATACACCTAGGTGACCTCACTCACGTCAGACTCCTCCTCACTGCTGCTGTCCTCATCTGACTCCGCAGAGCTTTCTTTCTCTGCACCAGGATTTTCCTCctgttaaaaaatacaaaacaatttgATTACTACATTTTATTTGAAGTCAACCACATTTTTTTGGCCACAGTTGTCCCTCTCTCACCAGCTCTTTCTGGGCTTTCATCTGTCGATCAATCTCCTCAGGGTTGCTGAACTGCTTACTTCGGCCCTTGTGGCCCTTTTTCCCTGCAAGGCAATTTCAAAATTGTCAGTGGCAAATAAACTGCATTGAGCCGTTTGGtaagtttttttcctctttacaaGCAAGCTGCAAAGTTGAAATTACAGGCAGAGGTCGCACAGAAGAGACAACAAGTATTCCCTGTCAAATGACTTAATACAGCAGAGCTTAAGTAAACATGGCCTGGATAGAGCTTTATTCTGAAACTGACAAGACTGGACTAGACACTAATGGTTTCTCACATTAGACGTACGGGACTAAAGATGTCAGTCTGCGGTATGAACAGGGCAGAGTGTGTGTCACACTGACGTTTATAAAGGGCCAGCTCCCTACACCGGCAAATGTCACGGCCAGTCAGTGTCATAAGCAAAAACAACCCCAAACTCAGCAGCTGGAAACTTTAACAACCATTATATGAAGGTATCTGTTGGTACCAACAACCTCCTTCTATCAGGAGTTCATTAAAGTGATAAGAAATACATTAAAGGGAGCCGGCGCGGTCTCCTGTGCACATGGCTTTAGCGGCGGAAGAAAAATAACCAATGATTGTGATAATTCAGTTTCATACACTGAAAGTACCACCTGGCTGGTAGCTGTTTCGTGTGAAGAAATTAATAAATGACCATTAGTACATCTGTAGTGTATTTCCTGAACCGCAGATACCCGCATAATGACACTCTGCTAACCACTTAGCATGCTAACAGCTAATCATGTGAGAGCTCAACGGGAATTCAAGCTAACTAAGCTAACAACTCGCTAGCTAGAACTAGCtcggtaaaaaaaaactgatatgTGACGTTAATTTTACTTATAACACTTACCACCACGCGGCATTATTAAAAGTGAGGTTTATTCAGACAGAGTCCACTACAATGTCGCTGAATAATATGACAGCTCACGGGTAAAGCCGGAGATTTAAAGTGCTAGAAGAAAAGGCTAGAAACTACTTCGTCTCTCCCGCTGCTCAACAAACGCCTGCATTCACTTGCCGCAAGGTGCGCATGCGCATTTAGGAGCGTTAACCCAATCACTGCACTGCGCATTTGAGTGACATGTGAATCCACcaatgagagacagaaactGAAACTAATTCATAAAAGGCCAGATTTCCATTAACAGGAACGTAGGTTCATTTCCTAATACAGATTATAATATGTACCCATGTCCAATGGGAAAATAATCCGTGTATATGTAAAACAAGCAGCATTACTACTCATACTCTAAATATAAGTCCGAACAGTGAACACAGCCTTATTCTGCccttttgtgtccatttgtaatgtgtaataatttaaaaaatagtattAATTCAATAGGTggttaaaataattttctaaaaatttaataataagacaataaaaaacaacaactttacaagggaaatttcaaactgaattttaCTGAGGAATAACTATAAAAGCAGTGCATCACAATACTGGTAAAGCTACTATTTCTGATTCACAATAGTGAtccagaaggagagaaaaacacatttatttcccaTGGTATggtttttcccccacactgacatTATATGATCATGATGTAGTCGTATAGACTATATAACACATCTGCCTCAATTGTGTCAAGCTGGAGGAAAATAGTGAACAAAGCCTTTCTCTTTTCCTGTCAGCAGTTTCTTTGTCATTCTTCATTTGTTACAATGAAAGAAAGTATTGATCCAAAGGGCGATTCCggtaattttcaaaaaaataaatgttaaaataagaaaaacaactgTTTCGTTGCAATTAAATTTACTTTTAATCTACAAAAAGAATACAATATGAAAGTTTACAAAGGAGAATGCCAgctggtacatgtcaaacatatGTACAAAGAGTAGAAAACTGGCTGTGAATTCAACAAAGATCTTCACAGCTGACTCAGATTTATGGTGAAATCATGAACAAATGCAGGAAAGAATAAATATAGGAAGTCACTAAATCTGATTAGCTAAAATGTCCAACACAAGAAGTCCTCATTGTGAGAAAAAGTATGAGCTCACTATTTCATCCtgtaacctctttttttttacatcaacaaAGTTCACATGATCTGTAAACGTAAGATCAGTTCATTCCATTTTATGAACATTTATTTGGATGTAGGGATCAGAATAGCCTGTCACTTTTTCCTTCGATGTTGAGTCTTTATATCTTCCACTTCTTTCTCCATCAGATGGTATTCTACTGTGGTCTCAGTCAACTTGAAGGAAGAGAAGAAATATTGTTATTTAACTGCTTTGGTGACTAACCAAATTACATAACCAACATAATTATGATACTGTAACCAAC is part of the Acanthochromis polyacanthus isolate Apoly-LR-REF ecotype Palm Island chromosome 19, KAUST_Apoly_ChrSc, whole genome shotgun sequence genome and encodes:
- the pdap1a gene encoding pdgfa associated protein 1a, translating into MPRGGKKGHKGRSKQFSNPEEIDRQMKAQKELEENPGAEKESSAESDEDSSSEEESDSRKRSGVEGLIQIENPNRVSQKSKKVTELDVSAPRELSRREREEIEKQKSKERYMKLHLEGKTEQARADLARLAIIKKQREEAAKKRDELRKEKEAEEAKAKR